The genomic interval GAGAACTAACCATCCCTATATGCCCAGGCCGAAGGCCAACTGATAAAGGAATTAGGTTTGGGGATAAGAAACCATGCCCCCAACAAGGCAGCTGACACAGAAGAGGCGGCCTCGACAGAAGGAGCCGAGTCTCTGCCACCTTTTTACTGTTCCACGTTCTGCCTTTGCTCTTTGCCACACACAAAgctctgcttctcttttcctctcccctcaaCCCACTTGATTATGGGGAAGTAGTCAAAGAGCCCATCCCTTCCTCCACATCTCCAAGGCAGTGACCACCATGAGCAAGGGAACTGACTCAGGGGGGCAGGGTGAGGCCACAGAGCGCAGACCCACTGCCCTGCCCGAAAGAGAATCCCAAGGGGCTAGATAGGAAAAACCTGGAGACAGGATAAAATCAGTGACCCCAGTTGCCTGAGGACTGACTGGTCTCCTTTCTTCAAATGGTCAAGGGATGTCTACTAGTCCTCCATATTATGGGGAAGGACAGCCCAGCTAGCATGGGGGCACTTGATGGGAACTTGAGAAAGGTGCAGGCTGGGGGTGACCCAGCAGAAACTGAACTCAGAAGCTAGTTCGTGGCGGAGGAATTTGAGAGGTTGCAAGACATCTCCAAGTGGGGTCTCGCAAGGGGACATCACAGGCAGGGCTCTGACCATCCACTGACCTCTAGTTTGAGCCTTATGATACTTTCACTTGGATTCTTAATAATGACTGAAAACCCAGGGGGTAGAAATGCAGACAGGCACTTAGATCATCACCTTTCCTCTgaattcctcttcagtttttaatCCCCTCCTCACCAGGTACAGACACTTTACTAAAGGTTCTCATTGATTCCTGGATCACCTAGACCCTCCCAACCAGCACATAATCCAACACATGCTCCCCAGACAAGCCCCGGTGAGcctgacagaaaacaaagagagcTGAGAACAGAGCAGGGAGCTGAAATCTTCATTGCTGCCGAATCTCACGCAGAGCACCCCCTGCCCAGATTtctcacctggcctccctgtagCTGATGctgtcttcctcttcttaatataacAATAGACACAAAATCCGAtgataaaaacaacagcaacaggaatGCTCACGATCCATCGTGATCTCTGGTGCACCAGGGTCTTTCCTGAAAAAGGACCTTATTATATTCAACCCGGGCACCCCAGAGCCACAGCCTGCTCTCCTCTCCCTGACCCTGGCCTCTGACCCTCCCAGGGTCACAACTGCCTCCAGCCTCACCCCAGTCTCACCCAAGGGTGCGAGGTGTGAACTGTGATTCCCGCTGTGTTCCACAATGCACTTGACCCACTGTTCCTCTCCTTGGGGAATTTTTACAGTTTCCCAGGTGTAGTAGGTCCCATTCCCATCAGACAGGACATCCCCAGACTCCTGGGCGTCCCAGCTCATGGGTTCCTCATCCCGAAACCAGACCACTGAGATACTGCGGGGAAAGAAGCCAAAAGCCTTGCCTGTGAGGTGGACCATGCCCTCTGAGTCCTGGCTGCAGGTCACATTCACGGCTGGGGGCTCTGTGGGGAGAAAGCACAGAGCCAGTGAGGCCTGCGGCCAAGCCCTGCTCCCTCGAAGGAAGACGGAACGCACAGAGCTGCTCCTCCTCACTGTCTACCTCTGGCTGAGCCCTCATCCCCCCAGGCCTGCTCCAAGTTCTGCACCCTGGGGCCCAAGTCCTCTGGCGGGGAAGGGGAAGGGTGAGATGGGCCTCACTCTCTTGGGTCCACTGTTGATGTTTGGGAGGGGGCTGTGAAGGGTGGGCTCCTGGGGATCAGAGGGAATTTTCTGGATCAGGCAGGCTGGGAGCCAGAGGCCCACCCCCATCTAAGGCCCTCCTCTGCTGCCTGACATCCACCTCGCCTCGTACAGTTTCTGTCAGAGGACCCGCTGCTCCCCTGGACGATTGTCACAGGGGCAGTTCatgccccaccacccacccatctTTCTACAGTGGATTtaacagaacaggaaagaaaccCCAGGACACAGCGCCAACAGAGCACATAGTGCCCAGAGGACAGGGAGGGTCTCCGTGGGCAAGTCGGGATGGGAGTTTTAAGAACAGGGGCAGAGGAAGGGCCTGGCCCAGAGTCAGTACCTGTCCTCTCCGTGAAGCCCGGCCAGGATTCTAGGTAGCTCCGCAGTCTCCTACAAAGTTCTCCCTGCACGTGGGCCTGGTAATGCTTGCTTAACTCCATTTCCATGGCCAAGGTCCGAGCCGAGGACTGGGGCAGGGTACATCCGTGGGGCTCCGGGTAGCAGGAGAGGAGGAGCTCCCCATTGAAGTAGAGAAGCCGGAAGCCCTGGGGGTGGCTGTCTTCATTGATATCACAGCCCACGGTCTCCTGGAGGGAATGTAAgcctgccccatccccacccccccatcAGTGACTCCTCTGGTCCCCAGGGCCTCTGTCCTCGCACCCAAGTGAGAAAGTCCAGATAGAGGGCTCCCCACTGCTCCCCTCCATGTCTTCCCTGTGCTGCTGAACTCACAGACCCCActtcctcatccccacccccaaattcagAGGAAAGCGGCCCATGCTCTGGGTCGCAGACCTTCCAGGAAAATGGCCCACAGAACTCTTGCCCCCTCTGCACTCtcacctcctttctcctcctgcagggACAGGATTTCTGCTAGAAGTTTTCTGAGCTCCTTCCAGCTCTCATTCAAGTCCATGGTCTCTGTCTCCCACGTCTCTGCTGCCAGTGTTTCAGCCCACCGTCCCCAGGGCTCTGCCCTGCCTTTTTTGTGATCATAGTGCAGGAAGGCCTGACGATCCAAGTATCCTTCAGCAAAAAACCTGGACTGCACAAAGCCATCCCGGGAAAGCACAGTCATGTTGTATAAAAGACTGTGGGatcctggggaaggaggaacCACAGATGAAGCTGCTTTCTGGAGACAAGTGCACATCAGATGTTTAACAGACAAGTTCTGTGTCCTGACCTGCTCCAGGTGCTGAGGATGCAGAACATGCATGTGTACAAGGGACCAGAATGAGGAGTTCCATACgggaaaatgggaaagagaaggagggagaggggaatcgaggagaggagggagagggtggagacgGACACACGTGTAGGACAAGTGCCAGGACAGGGAGGCACCGGCTCCCTAAGGGTCCAGGGAGGAGGccaaggggagaggaaggaagagcaggGCGAGGGGAGGTGGagtcagagggaggggagggcagtgtCAGACCCAGGACCAGAGGGATCCCTGCTCAGAGGGGGGCCAGGTGAGATGGAGAGCGAGGGCTGCTGCCCCTGGTGCAGGCTCATCATGGACAAGGCGGGCTCCAGGGAGGGTGAGGTAGGAGGCAGAGGGGCCTGAGGGGCTGGGCTGTGGCCCCAAGAGAGATGAAGGTGGGCCAGTAACCTGGGGGAGGTGAAGGAGTGGGTCTGGGCGCAGAGTGCAAAGAGGCATGGTGAGGCCCCAGGTGGGGAGGTGGCTGCACCTGCCAGTGTCCCCTGGGAGAGGAGTCAGTGCCATGTGCATAAGGGTCATGGAGAATTAAAATATCGGAGTGGCAAGGGAAGATAGAACTGAAAGCCAAGGTGCACACTGGGAAGCACCTACAtggtgggaggggctggagggagtgaGGTCACACCTCCACAGAGGGTTCGGGTCAGGCAGCCAgcaagcagggggtgggggcctgggagaAGACTCCCTGTAGGAAAAGCCTGCTGACCAAGTGGCACAAACAAGGATTTCGGATACAAGATTGAGATAGTGAGAGTCCACTGGGGTCGTGGAACCAAAGAGAGGGTGATGAAGGCTAAGGAGGTGGGCAGTGGACCACGGGCAGTATTCCTactgtgggggaagggaagagactGCAGAGAAGATATGGTGAGGGCCTGGGATTGAGGGGCAAGGGGGGAGCATGGCTCAGGGGTGACCCCCCGCCTTGGGTTAAGGtaaagacagaagaggagggaTGCCCTGGGTGAGGGAGGATGAGAGTGAGGTGGAGATTCTGGGCACCATGGGGCCTGTGATTGATGAGAACTTTGTGAGGGCCCAAGGCAGTCGGACAAGGGTGGGAGCAGGGCAAGGTGCCATGGGGGGAACTGCAGAGGGACCAGGGCAAGTGGAGTCCAGCACCTGTGGCCTGGGGAGTGGAGGAATCCAGAGGGTGAGGTTTAGGAtgcaggagtggggaggggccgTGTAGCGGGAAAGGCTCCTCTTGGACGAGGGCCAAGAGCAGGTGCCTGCACGGGGGCGGAGGGTGGGTGTCAAGTGGGGGACAGGTCCTCCCCCAGGGGCTGGGCACTGTGCTCAAGGCCCAGGGATCATTGGCAGGAGAGCTCCCCCTGGTGAAATAGGGCAGAGGGTGGAGGGGAAAATTCATGGGTAAAAGTCATCCCAAGAAAAGTAAGGCTAGTGAAagctgaggggagggaggagccttGCAGGTGACCGATCCTCGCAGGAAAAGACCCATGAGGGGAGGGACCTGTAGTGGGAAAAGGGATGAGGGTGGGGACGCCTTAGGAAGAGATCAGAGAGCCGTagagaggagggggcagcagggaggggagagggcagcaCCGAGGGGGGAGGGCAAATCCTGAGGGGGCTCGAGGGCCAGCAAGGGAGGAGGTAAGGAGAGATTCAGTTGTGGGACCACAGGCACAGCGGAAAATTAGAGTTCACgttagtgggggaggggggaccaCGGAAATCGCAGGAAGAATCCTTTGGTCCCAAAGCCCTCAGACCCAACCTCCGTCAGTGATTCAGGAGCCGCCACAGTGCTCATAGCAGTAGGAAGAGTGTGCATAGAGCTTGCCCCTCCTCAGAGGCCCTGGTCACTAGAAAAAGAGCCCTAACTCTCGGGGCTGAGGATCCCTGAGCGCCGCCAACCTGGAAACTCCTTGTTTCTGGCGTCCAGAAATGAGAAGAGACGGCAGAGCTAAGAATAGGAGAGGACAGCTTTCAGGGGCATAAGAGGGCGCCCCACAGACGGCTAAGAAGTGATCGCCTGAGCCTGGGACCTGGAAGAAACTCCATTCAAGAGAGCAACGGGGCGGgtcgggggaggggcggggggcgggcggtggcgggggggggggggggcagggagcGGCAGAGAGCAGGGTGGGGACCAGGCTGCCTTGCCAATCAGGAGAATCTGAGGACTGAGGCATGTGATGAGGACACCGGGGAGGGCAGGTGGAGCAGGGAGAGCAGAGGCTAGGAACTGGAAAGACTGAAACGCGGGATGCAGTGCTCGCCACACGCGTGTGAAGTTCCCGGCCGCTCCTAGACCTTACACCTCTCCgccccccaccttcctcccatctccacccccaACTCCTCTATTCGCTCAACCCCAGCCGCAATTGAGAGGATCCCCGCGACGCTCACCGAATCCCATCGAATACTAACCACCCGAACCCCTGAAACCACCCCGGGCTCCGTCCGGACTGAGACCTCAAAGAACCCCACTCACCGGCGGCGTTACCCAGGAGCACAAAAAAGGCAGCGTGGGCTAGAAACAGCCAGACATGAGAGAGCCCCATGGCCCAGATCTTCTTTCCCTGCCAGAGGCTCCGGGACCGAAGAAAAGCTGGCGGACCCCAGGAACCGCGGCGGAAAACTGAGCTCTGGTGACGTCCGCCAGCAGATCCACCCCCCCTGGCCGGggccgcccggccccgcccccgccccggccccgccccggccccgccccgccccggccccgccccggcccctctGCTTGGTTAGCGGGTCTCTGTCCACttctcagttccgttcagttcagtcgctcagtcgtgtccgactctttgcgattccatgaaccgcagcatgccagtcttccctgtccatcaccaacgcctggagtttacccaaactcatgtccattgagccggtgatgccacccaaccctCTCATcccgtcgtccccttctgccctcaatctttcccagcatcagagtcttttccaatgagtcagcacttcacatcaggtagccaaagtactggagtttcagcttcagcatcagtccttccaatgaacacccaggactgatctcctttaggatggactggttggatctccttgcagtccaagggactctcaagagtcttctccaacaccacagtccaaaagcatcaattcttcttcggtgctcagctttcttcacggtccaactttcacatccatacatgactactggaaaaatcatagccttgactagacagacctttgttggcaaagtaatgtctctgctttttaatatgctgtctaggttggtcataactttccttccaaggactaagcctcttttaatttcatggctgcagtcaccatctgcagtgattttaaaagcCTGAAGGCTAGAAAAGCCAGGGAGGTGAGACGGAGGGTGAGCTTTAGAGACATCTCAATGTTTCTGGCTCTTCCTTTAGTCACGACTTCTCTTCCAACCcaacccacctccacctccctccacctCGCACAGCAGAGTTACTGGCGAAAGTCTACTGAGACCAGCCACggtcttccccggtggtccagtggttaagaatccgcctgccagaacagaggacacaggttccatacctggcctgggaagatcccacatgccttgggacaaCTAAGCCGGTGCACAGCAACAACTCAACCCTTgaactgcaaccactgaagccagaGTGCCCTAGAACTCCTGCTCCACAAGGGAAAGTCACCTTAAATGAGAAGCCCATTCAGcccaactagagagcagtcctCACCCTCTGCAAGGCAAGAAAGCCCAGCCAAGCAAGGAACAGATTAGGTGCCACAAGGAAGAATCACTGCagctgagaaaacaaacaaaaagtctacTAAGACCAGATTTGTAGATTTCAGCAACTCTGCCTCTCAGAAGTCACTACTTCAGATGAATGACCaaacccttctctctctcttctttcatattttttaaaatttatttttatttgtaggaCACCTGCTTTACAatggttggtttctgctgtacaacaacatgattcagccataaatatacatacatcccctccctctaatctccttctcctcctctgactGACTGCTATGTGTCTTCTGGTGGCCTCATCCTATAAGTATCTGCATTCTCCCAAGGAGACTCTTGGTTCAGCCCCTGGGGAATCACAGGTTCAGTGAGATGACTCCCCATGATCCACTCCAATATCAGCCTCTCCAGATTCCCTTTTCAAGCTGCCTCACTATGTCTGCACCTCTGGGCCCATCCTCCCCTCAAACCCAACAGGACTACAAGCAAACTCCACACACCAGCCTCTCCTAGTTCTCTTTAAGCATCACCAGCTTGATCCCTTCTgatcccctttcccctccctctcatGGACTCACAGTCAGCTCCTCCAACCCCTTTTCAATCTCACAGCAGCTACCTTAGTCCAAGCTTTCATCTACCTCAGCCTAGAGAACTGCAAAGGCTTCCTAAACACAGGTCTGTCCCCAGTTATAACCATAACGCCCCAAGCCATCCACAGCTGCCCCACCTGCAGAATTAACACACAATGTCTCTACTCCATCTTAAGTGGAAGCTGCCACAACCAGCTAGGTGGcaccattttccatttctctgtgaaATAAGGATGCTACTGCTTACACATCACTCTCCTAAGGGTTACTCTGCTCTGCCTTCCAGCCCATCAGAACAACGGATCCTAAAAGAGCATCCCAATTAGATGGTGGTAAGGGTGGCACAACCTTGGGATCATACTAAAAACtacctgtttgctttttttttttttgcttttatgttttttttctttctttagctgtttgctttaaaagggtgaatttagTGATACatgaactatatttcaaaaataacaataatgccATCCTGAAAGTCTTCTACTGAAAGCTGTGCTTTATCCCCAAAGCACATCTTTTGGTCTTTGGAATATGTACACTATGGTCCTCAAACTTGACTGCTTATAGAACCACCTGGAGAATTTTTACTGTCCGTATCTCTAGGCCATGGCCAAAACCAACTGAATTAGTATCCCTTGGGTTGGGCCTAGGCTTCCTATCCTTTAAAGCGCCTCAGTGATTCCAGTTTTAGAATAATTGGTCTAGCCCTTGTTGAAACCTCCCTGATGGAACAAAGTGTGCCCTACCTTGGACCCCATCTGACCATTTTATACATCCCCCCCATTAGACAATGAGTCACTCTGGGATCAGGACCTGTGTTCATTTCATGTTTGTGTCCctgcaaatgcttttaaaaagttgttctCTGCCTCTCATTACTAACCATTCCACTAAGATCCTTATGCAATACTTTTTGCTGTGGACCCAAATGTCATGCCTCAGAAAGTTTTAACATTTCTTAGATTTCACATCATTTTTGTTAATTACTTTGACcatcataatttatttagcaGGTCAGAGATTGGGTCCTGTCCCATCCCAGAGAGATTCTTTTTCACTGCTAAAGTTCACAAGTGAAAGCGGATGTCCCCCAGAGTAGTAGATGgagtctgcctcccaatgcagggaacatgggttccatccttggtctgggaagattccacatgcccgggagcaactgagcccctgtaccacagctgggcttccctggtggctcagacagtaaagtgtctgttgtaatgcaggagacctgggttcgatctctgggtcgggaagatctcctgaagaaggaaatggcaacccaccccagtactcttgcctggaaaattctatggatggagaagcctggtaggctacagtccacggggtcccaaagagtcggacaggactgagcaacttcactggttcacaactactgaaccccgcCTCCCAGCTCTAGACAGGCTCCaggcaactagagaagccccttgtgcagcaacaaagactcagagcaaccaaaaagaaagaaagaaatgagtagTGAAGGTATAGACAGATAGATGGAAGCCAGCTCTCCTGACAGCTAGACAAGCCCTTTCCTTCAAGTCAATCTTCCTTCCAAGACTTGTTGGGTGTGGCTGCTCTAGCAAACTGGTTCACTTAGGTgaaccttctccctctccccccaAGACTTTTCATACTAACGTTAACATGCTATGTTTGTTTCCCAGCATTTCGGGATGATTGTAAAGAGAGATAAAGCCAACTACTCTCCATGGGAAGTAAGACTCCAGATTTGGGGGGCTCGCCTGGATTTAGCTATGGCCGCCTCCTCCCCCATCACACGTAGCAACTAGTCGGGTGTGCTCGCCTGGATTTAGCCGTGGCCGCCTCCTCCCCTATCACACGTCGCAGCTAGGCCGGCGTACCAAGTGCTTTTCCTCCGCCCACCGGGCCTCCAGACCCCCCTGCTTTGCTCTATAAACTactttttctccattcttccttTTGTACCCCTGGACTCACCGGCACACGGGCCTCCTTCTCTCCGCTGACCTCTGGTACCACTACAGGGTcgggaaaggaaacagaaaacgaTCCGAGGTTTGGGCGTTTACATAATCCAGGGCGGAGCTCGGCGAACCCTTAGTGGATCACCCCTCTCTTTCAACTCTGGCTTAAAGGGAAGAAACGCTGttcttggattttaaaaaaaaaaaaaaaaagcagaatgaaGGAATTTATGGGCAGGTTGGGAGAGGAGTGAGCTGCATTTAGGTTTCTGGTTCCCAAACTGCTCAACATCTGCAGGCTGCAGGCTGTGAAAACGCAGATCTGCCCGGATCCGCGGAAATTCCCAGTCGTAGGTCCGAAGGGAGATCCCGGAACCCGACTGATTTCAAGCACCCTGTGGGTCGATTCTGAATAGGGAGATACTTTTCCGAGCCCCCGAGCCCACGGGGTCGCTCTTGAATTCTTAGGATCCAAGTACATTCCCTACCGCCTCGCGTCGCCTCTGGAAGGAAAGCGCCCGCCTCGGAGCTGGCCTTCGAATCCCTTCCgcccacccctgctgctgctaaatcgcttcagtcgtgtccgactctgtgcgaccccatagacggcagcccaccaggctcccccgtctctgggattctccaggcaataacactgacgtgggttgccatttccttctccaattccgCCCACCCCAGAGGAAAGCAAAAACTGAGGATCCAGGAAAACATACACACTAGACCCAGTGTGACCTTCTTCAAAGACCAGAGTGACTTCCTGAAACGATACAATAGCTGCAGAGCCGTGCAGATGCTGGCAAAATGCCAAAGTGAGCTCTGACTTGGGCCTTGGGTCTTGACCAGTCCCAGATGAGTGACATGCGCTTGAAAATGGGGGGATAAACTGAAAAGGTGAGagtggaaaggaaggagggaagggggaaaaggtggaaaaagaaaaagataagagaaagggagaaaaaagctaCAGGGGAGATGAATTTTTAACAGTGTAATGTTATGATTTCtaacatatttattctttatctaGATCTGTCTTTTATTCAAAGTTTGCCATAACTGTTTGATCTCTCTCTAAATGCATAAGTAGACGGCTGTTTTTGTTCCTGCCTAACCACTGGGGAGTAAATTGCCCAGTCTCTCCCTCCAGATGTCCAAGGCATAGCTCTCAGCAAAAAGACAAGGtgtcttatttcttttgtttacctAACCAAAGGACTCATTCCAAAGAGatttatatgttaaaaatgaactttgaaaTTACACACTTTACATAAAACACCTGTTTGAAACATATAGCTGGTTGAGTTTTGGCAATTTATATGCCCATGTGACCATTACCACGATGA from Bos indicus isolate NIAB-ARS_2022 breed Sahiwal x Tharparkar chromosome 23, NIAB-ARS_B.indTharparkar_mat_pri_1.0, whole genome shotgun sequence carries:
- the LOC109577087 gene encoding MHC class I polypeptide-related sequence B isoform X1: MHVLHPQHLEQVRTQNLSVKHLMCTCLQKAASSVVPPSPGSHSLLYNMTVLSRDGFVQSRFFAEGYLDRQAFLHYDHKKGRAEPWGRWAETLAAETWETETMDLNESWKELRKLLAEILSLQEEKGGLHSLQETVGCDINEDSHPQGFRLLYFNGELLLSCYPEPHGCTLPQSSARTLAMEMELSKHYQAHVQGELCRRLRSYLESWPGFTERTEPPAVNVTCSQDSEGMVHLTGKTLVHQRSRWIVSIPVAVVFIIGFCVYCYIKKRKTASATGRPEPISLQDLDQCQTEPTDHNGLTHPEFQSSCQTPAPSV
- the LOC109577087 gene encoding MHC class I polypeptide-related sequence B isoform X2, with amino-acid sequence MGLSHVWLFLAHAAFFVLLGNAAGSHSLLYNMTVLSRDGFVQSRFFAEGYLDRQAFLHYDHKKGRAEPWGRWAETLAAETWETETMDLNESWKELRKLLAEILSLQEEKGGLHSLQETVGCDINEDSHPQGFRLLYFNGELLLSCYPEPHGCTLPQSSARTLAMEMELSKHYQAHVQGELCRRLRSYLESWPGFTERTEPPAVNVTCSQDSEGMVHLTGKTLVHQRSRWIVSIPVAVVFIIGFCVYCYIKKRKTASATGRPEPISLQDLDQCQTEPTDHNGLTHPEFQSSCQTPAPSV
- the LOC109577087 gene encoding MHC class I polypeptide-related sequence B isoform X3 — encoded protein: MGLSHVWLFLAHAAFFVLLGNAAGSHSLLYNMTVLSRDGFVQSRFFAEGYLDRQAFLHYDHKKGRAEPWGRWAETLAAETWETETMDLNESWKELRKLLAEILSLQEEKGGLHSLQETVGCDINEDSHPQGFRLLYFNGELLLSCYPEPHGCTLPQSSARTLAMEMELSKHYQAHVQGELCRRLRSYLESWPGFTERTEPPAVNVTCSQDSEGMVHLTGKAFGFFPRSISVVWFRDEEPMSWDAQESGDVLSDGNGTYYTWETVKIPQGEEQWVKCIVEHSGNHSSHLAPLGKTLVHQRSRWIVSIPVAVVFIIGFCVYCYIKKRKTASATGRPEPISLQDLDQCQTEPTDHNGLTHPEFQSSCQTPAPSV